The window CTTGTCCAATCCGACGAGGCGTTCTTCAATGCGGCGCAAAACGCCCGGGTCGTGCGGGCGGCGGAGCAATACTATCGAGCGATTTATCGAGGTTCGACCGCCTCCTGGAACCTGCGTGACCGCCACATGTTCGACACCTTACAGGCCCTGCTGGAGCATCGCGGCCCAAAAGCCAAAGCGGTGGTGTGGGCCCACAACTCCCATATCGGCAATGCGGCGGCCACGGAAATGGGCTGGAAAGGTCAGTTCAATATCGGTCAGCTGTGCCGCAATGCATATGGCCGCCATGTCGTGCTGATCGGCATGAGCACCGACCGCGGCCAGGTAGCAGCCGCCGATGACTGGGATGGCGAGATGCACATCAAGGACATCCGGCCCTCTCGTCCAGACAGCTGGGAGCATCAGTTCCTCAAGGCTGGTGTCCCGGCTTCATTGACCGACTGGCGAGATCCGCAGCGAAAAGACCTGCTTCGAGCCCTGTCCAAACCTTTGCTGGAGCGGGCCATCGGGGTGATTTACCGCCCCGACAGCGAGCGCAGCAGTCATTACTTCGAAGCGGTGCTGGCCGAACAGTTTGATGCAATGGTCTGGATTGAACAGACCCGTCCGGTGACGGCACTGGCGCTGCCGAGAAGCCAGGAACTGGAGCCCGAAGACGACACCTTCCCGTTTGGTGTGTAACACCGGGAGTATCACCTGTCAGGCAGTGCGTTTTCGCTTTCGCGACCTGGGCTCACGTATCGGAACGCCCCTGAGCTGTGGCGTCGCTGGCGGATTCTCGCTGCCACGCCCGCTGCAACAGCTTGATGACCTCGGCATCCGAGGTCTGGGTAAAGTCCATGTACCAATGGCCGATCGACATCAGCCAGTCGGGAATGATCGGGCATATCAGCTCATCCACCTCACTGCGCAACGCCTCCGCCGTCTCGATCGGCGCCACCGGCACGGCGACGACGATACGCGACGGCGCCTGCGCACGTACCGCATGGATTGCCGCCATCATCGAGGCGCCTGTTGCCAGGCCGTCGTCGATCAGGATCACCACCTGATCCTTGAGTTGCAAAGGCGCGCGCGTTCCCCGGTAAACCTGCTCGCGGCGTAACAGCTCGCGGGTTTCCCGTGCAACCACTTCATCGAACGTGGCCGGATCAATCGGGTGAACCCGCAGCGCCTGTTCATTGAGGATTTGTATGCCGCCGCTGGCGATGGCGCCCATCGCAAACTCTTGATGAGACGGAACACCCAGTTTGCGCACCAGCATCAGGTCCAGACGAACATCCAGTGCCGAGGCCACTTCATAGGCCACCGGCACACCGCCACGGGGCAAGGCGAGGACGATGACATCGGGGCGATGGGCGTATTGGCGCAACGGTTCTATCAGCCGTCGACCGGCAGCGGCCCGGTCTTGCAGGATGGTGGGCGATGAGGGACTCATTTGAAAACCTCCTCAGGCGATCACACCTGTCGGTTCGCATCACAGGGTCACTAGCGAAGTGTCGGTCTGACGGAGCTGACATCAAGTTCAGTCTGAAGGCCCTCTAGACCGCCAAAATGCTGCAAGGCACCTGATACAGAATATGTTCGGTCGTGCTGCCCAGAAGCTTGCCCACCCCATGGGACTGGACTCTGCCCATCACAATCACATCCACTTGATGGGCGTTGGCGAACTCGCTCAGGACCTTAACGGGATGTCCCTCGATGAAATGCCGACGATCAGAGGGCACACCGAATCGACCGGCCAACTTGAGGAATGATTTTTCCAGGTCTTTGCGCAGCGCTTTCGTGAGCTCAGCCAGGGTCAAACCGCCCATGTCCGCCAGGAACGCGGCCGAAATATTGCAGGCGTACAGCAAATGCAACTCGGCATCACACTGCAGGGCGAGACCGCACGCTTGCTGGATGATCCGGTCATTCAGTTCATCGTCGCAAGACGCAGCATCCGACACTTCCACCGCTGCGATGACCTTGCGTGGCAACACGTAACCGCCGCCGCCCAACAGATAAAGCGGTATCGGACAATGACGCAGCAAATGCCAATCCAGAGGCGTGAAAAAAGCGCGTTTAAGCGCTGATTCGTGCTGAACCTCCTTGATCAACAGGTCAGGCTGCATTTCCATGACGTGATCAAGAATGGCTTCGCGCATACCATCAGCCCAAGCCACCTCAGTGGTGGTGTTGATGCCCCCGCTGCGCAGAGTTTTTGCCTGAGCCTTGAGCCAGTCCTCATGATCCTGCCGATAGCGCTCTCGAGCACTTTCCCGATCGCCAGATTCGAGCAGCGACAACATATCCAACGATGGAATCAAGGCGGCGATATGCAAACTTGCACCGCAGGTCATGGCCAGCGCGGCGGCATGGTTTATTGCCTGGGAATGGCGCAGGGCCGGGTTGATGATCAGTAACAACCGTTGATACTGGCTCATGATCTGCCTCCAGTGGGGTGGGTCTTCGGCGCTCGCTGCCCATCGACCGTTGCCGAGGCCAGTGGTTGATCCCGCGGGATCGAGCACCGGCATTAAATCCAGATTCCTCCTCCAGCATTCCCCTGGCGTTGATCTACATCAAACACCTGTATAAAGCATAGACACCCGTCGAAACGGCGTGATCGCGCTCACCCCTTGACGTTCGACCTGACCGCCAGAATGCTGCCCGGCACCGAGTACAACGCCCGCTCGGTGTTGCTGCCGATCAACCGGTCGACACCCACCCGATGCACGGTGCCCATCACCACCACATCCGCCAGGTATTGCTCGACAAACTCACTGATCACCGGCACCGGCAGGCCCATGACGAAATGCCGTCGCTCCGGCGGCACACCGTATCGATCCGCCAGGGTGACAAACGCCAGGTGCAAGGATTGGCGCAGCTCCTCAACGAAATCCGCCCCCCAGCCACCGCTGATCAACGGTGCATCACCATTGAAAGCCGGCGACAAGTCATAGGCATAAAGCAGGTGCAGCGGCGCATCGCATTGCAGCGCCAATGCGTTGGCGGTCTGGATGATGGTGTCGTTCAGGCCACTGATCTGGGTCGAGGGGTCGAGCGGGTCCACCGCGGCGACAACCCGGTGCGGCAAGCTGTAACGGGTCTGATTGACCAGGTGCACGGGGACCGGGCATTCGCGCAGCAAGTGGCAATCGAGCGGGGTGATGAACACTCGCCTGAGTACCGGTTCCAACGTGACATCCTTGATCAACAGGTCCGGCTTGAGCTCTTCGACAGTTTTCAAGATGTCGGGCAGTGGATGGGTCGTGAAGACCACTTCGACCGTCACCTCCAGCCCCTGACCGCTGAGCTGCTCGATCTCGTCGGCCACCCAGCGGCGATAGCGGCGCAAATAGCGTTGATAGCCTGCGTCGTCGGTTTTCTCTTCCCACAAATGCACGATCGGCACCGGTTCGACAAAGGCCCGCACGTCCAGCGCAGCCCCGCTCGCCTTGGCCAGCGCGACGGCACGGAGCATGGCTGGAGACTGGTGCAGGGTTTGATCGGCGATCAGCAACAAACGTT of the Pseudomonas frederiksbergensis genome contains:
- a CDS encoding phosphoribosyltransferase gives rise to the protein MSPSSPTILQDRAAAGRRLIEPLRQYAHRPDVIVLALPRGGVPVAYEVASALDVRLDLMLVRKLGVPSHQEFAMGAIASGGIQILNEQALRVHPIDPATFDEVVARETRELLRREQVYRGTRAPLQLKDQVVILIDDGLATGASMMAAIHAVRAQAPSRIVVAVPVAPIETAEALRSEVDELICPIIPDWLMSIGHWYMDFTQTSDAEVIKLLQRAWQRESASDATAQGRSDT
- a CDS encoding universal stress protein, with the translated sequence MGQYQRLLLIADQTLHQSPAMLRAVALAKASGAALDVRAFVEPVPIVHLWEEKTDDAGYQRYLRRYRRWVADEIEQLSGQGLEVTVEVVFTTHPLPDILKTVEELKPDLLIKDVTLEPVLRRVFITPLDCHLLRECPVPVHLVNQTRYSLPHRVVAAVDPLDPSTQISGLNDTIIQTANALALQCDAPLHLLYAYDLSPAFNGDAPLISGGWGADFVEELRQSLHLAFVTLADRYGVPPERRHFVMGLPVPVISEFVEQYLADVVVMGTVHRVGVDRLIGSNTERALYSVPGSILAVRSNVKG
- a CDS encoding universal stress protein, whose translation is MSQYQRLLLIINPALRHSQAINHAAALAMTCGASLHIAALIPSLDMLSLLESGDRESARERYRQDHEDWLKAQAKTLRSGGINTTTEVAWADGMREAILDHVMEMQPDLLIKEVQHESALKRAFFTPLDWHLLRHCPIPLYLLGGGGYVLPRKVIAAVEVSDAASCDDELNDRIIQQACGLALQCDAELHLLYACNISAAFLADMGGLTLAELTKALRKDLEKSFLKLAGRFGVPSDRRHFIEGHPVKVLSEFANAHQVDVIVMGRVQSHGVGKLLGSTTEHILYQVPCSILAV